One part of the Bacteroidia bacterium genome encodes these proteins:
- a CDS encoding VCBS repeat-containing protein, protein MNRGIHILAIILLLGLLGACDQSNSLFKEVNGKKLGVRFVNSVGQNDVYNILTSEHLYNGGGVAIEDFNNDGLADIFFTGNLVENKLYLNLGDLDFVDVSESAGIAAPNNWCSGVSVVDINNDGWKDIYVSSTMSGNPDSRTNLFFINKGLDKNGNPIFEDQAKALGLADVGYSTQAVFFDYDRDDDLDVYLLTNQLEVRAPNKFFFKRKDGSAPNTDRLYRNNGDGSFSNVSREAGILIEGYGLGINVFDINQDGWLDVYVSNDYLSNDLLYINNQDGTFSNKISEYFKHQAHSSMGCDVADINNDGLPDIVSLEMLPNEMTRRKQMWGAPSLSKDQNSDKLGYEYQYMRNTLQINQGLGENGEVKFGDVSLHAGLYATEWSWAALFNDYDADGKKDLFISNGFPKDITDMDFMAFKSSTNLATNRQALLDALPEAKMRNFFYRNTGNLKFEDVSAKWGIEEKSFSNGAAYGDLDNDGDLDIVINNINDNASFLINQSENINYLQIALKDEHGGAKALGANVDIFIKGEIQSQHFMPVRGYISSVQSILFYGLGDQTEVDSIRIRWADGSYQVEGKQAGNQKIEINYKGEERKAKEARNLPFVEIQENLRYRQQEAPFIDFTVQMLLPKQYSRQGPSVSIGDVDNNGEEDIIVGGSSIDVSRLFLSKKGNFEQKNVETYDLILRQEDVGTLLFDADNDNDLDLYLVGGGSESEADDPNYEDRLMINDGKGNFSRAFRRIPLIKTSGSVVKGADYDKDGDIDLFVGGRFLPKAYPSPVNSFLLRNDFEGKDKPRFTDVGAESFPDLDKLGMVTDASWSDFDGDGWIDLLVIGEWMGPRFFKNNQGKFVDVTEASGLGSLVGWWTSLTSGDFDNDGDIDYMAGNLGTNSFYQASDSMPLYIYGKDFDGNGGFDAFMASSMGYEDGRIYPLHSWDEMQKQMNFLRKKFIKYEDYARSSITDLFDPEQLDAALVYKATHLRSSYFENQGNGKFVAKVLPLEAQLAPIQSMLSLDLNDDSYLDVILVGNDYTGEFFSGRYDAFNGLVLYGNGKGSFRPANYTETGFLVDGDARALATYPDPSGNMRLLSSQNRAPLSFFKASAEQEFVKLKALDTWAEFTFEDGSKRRVELTYGSSGLSQSSRHLFLPKNFSSLKIYNSKGELSYDSAP, encoded by the coding sequence ATGAATCGCGGGATACATATACTGGCAATTATATTGCTTCTGGGGCTACTGGGAGCATGTGATCAGAGCAATAGCCTCTTCAAGGAGGTAAATGGCAAAAAGCTGGGGGTAAGATTTGTCAATTCTGTAGGACAAAATGATGTATACAACATCCTGACCTCCGAACACTTGTATAATGGAGGGGGAGTCGCTATTGAAGACTTCAACAATGATGGCTTAGCCGATATTTTCTTCACAGGAAACCTGGTTGAAAACAAATTATACCTCAATTTAGGGGATTTAGACTTTGTTGATGTGAGTGAAAGCGCAGGCATTGCTGCCCCCAACAACTGGTGCTCAGGCGTAAGTGTGGTTGATATCAACAATGATGGGTGGAAAGACATTTATGTGAGTTCTACCATGTCAGGCAATCCTGATTCACGCACCAATCTCTTTTTCATAAACAAAGGTCTGGATAAAAATGGCAATCCCATTTTCGAAGATCAGGCAAAGGCCCTTGGTCTCGCAGATGTAGGCTATTCGACCCAGGCTGTATTCTTTGATTACGATAGAGATGATGACCTGGATGTTTACCTGCTAACCAATCAGCTCGAAGTCAGAGCGCCTAATAAATTTTTCTTTAAGCGGAAAGATGGTTCTGCCCCCAATACAGATCGCTTATACAGAAATAATGGAGACGGAAGCTTTAGCAATGTATCGCGCGAAGCAGGAATCCTGATTGAAGGATATGGCTTGGGAATCAATGTATTTGATATCAATCAAGACGGCTGGCTGGACGTATATGTTTCTAATGATTATCTCAGCAATGACCTCCTGTACATCAATAATCAGGACGGAACTTTTAGCAATAAAATATCAGAATACTTCAAGCATCAGGCGCACTCTTCTATGGGCTGTGATGTAGCAGATATAAACAATGATGGCTTACCAGATATAGTGAGCCTGGAAATGCTTCCCAATGAGATGACAAGAAGGAAGCAAATGTGGGGAGCTCCCAGCTTATCAAAAGACCAAAACAGTGATAAACTGGGTTATGAATACCAGTACATGCGAAATACCCTGCAGATAAATCAAGGCCTGGGAGAAAATGGAGAAGTAAAGTTCGGAGATGTTTCTCTACATGCAGGTCTTTACGCTACGGAATGGAGTTGGGCAGCCTTGTTCAATGACTATGACGCAGATGGGAAAAAAGATTTATTCATCAGCAATGGTTTCCCAAAAGACATCACCGATATGGACTTCATGGCCTTCAAGTCCAGCACCAATCTTGCTACGAATCGCCAGGCTTTACTGGATGCCTTGCCAGAGGCCAAGATGCGCAATTTCTTTTACAGAAATACAGGTAATCTTAAGTTTGAGGATGTATCAGCTAAATGGGGTATAGAAGAAAAAAGTTTTTCCAATGGTGCCGCTTATGGTGATTTGGATAATGATGGCGACCTGGATATTGTCATCAACAATATCAATGATAACGCTTCTTTTCTCATCAACCAGTCAGAAAATATCAATTACCTTCAGATTGCTTTGAAAGATGAGCATGGAGGAGCAAAAGCCCTGGGAGCAAATGTCGATATATTTATCAAAGGAGAAATCCAAAGTCAGCATTTCATGCCCGTGAGAGGCTATATTTCTTCTGTACAATCCATCCTGTTTTATGGATTAGGAGATCAAACAGAAGTCGATTCAATCAGAATCCGTTGGGCAGATGGCAGTTATCAAGTTGAAGGCAAGCAAGCTGGCAATCAGAAAATTGAGATCAATTATAAAGGAGAAGAAAGGAAGGCGAAAGAAGCTAGAAATCTTCCCTTTGTAGAAATACAGGAAAATCTCAGATACAGACAGCAGGAAGCCCCCTTCATTGACTTCACGGTTCAGATGCTCTTGCCAAAGCAATACAGTCGGCAGGGCCCTTCTGTTTCCATTGGGGATGTAGACAACAATGGTGAAGAAGACATTATTGTCGGAGGTTCCAGTATAGATGTGAGCAGACTTTTCCTTTCTAAAAAAGGAAACTTTGAGCAAAAAAATGTTGAGACCTATGACCTCATCCTGCGACAGGAAGATGTGGGCACTTTACTCTTTGATGCCGATAATGACAATGACCTGGACCTATACCTCGTAGGAGGAGGATCTGAAAGCGAGGCGGATGATCCCAATTATGAAGATCGTCTGATGATAAATGATGGGAAAGGAAATTTCTCCCGTGCTTTTAGGCGAATTCCACTAATAAAAACCAGTGGATCTGTTGTGAAAGGAGCTGATTATGATAAAGATGGAGACATAGATTTGTTTGTTGGAGGACGATTTCTTCCAAAAGCCTACCCCTCCCCTGTCAACAGCTTTCTATTGAGAAATGATTTCGAAGGGAAAGACAAACCTCGATTTACAGACGTTGGTGCAGAAAGCTTTCCAGATCTGGATAAACTCGGAATGGTAACAGATGCCAGCTGGTCTGATTTTGATGGAGATGGTTGGATCGATTTGCTTGTGATTGGAGAATGGATGGGTCCTCGTTTTTTCAAAAACAATCAGGGGAAATTTGTGGATGTTACAGAAGCCAGTGGACTAGGATCGCTGGTGGGATGGTGGACCTCTCTCACATCCGGAGATTTTGATAATGATGGAGATATAGACTATATGGCTGGAAATCTGGGTACAAACTCATTTTACCAGGCATCTGATTCTATGCCTCTCTATATCTATGGGAAAGACTTTGACGGCAATGGAGGCTTTGACGCCTTCATGGCTAGTTCCATGGGATATGAGGACGGTAGAATATATCCCCTGCATTCCTGGGATGAAATGCAGAAACAAATGAATTTCCTGCGAAAGAAATTCATAAAATATGAAGACTATGCACGAAGCAGCATCACGGATCTATTTGATCCTGAACAATTGGATGCTGCCCTTGTCTATAAAGCCACTCACCTTAGATCAAGCTATTTTGAAAATCAGGGCAATGGGAAATTTGTAGCCAAAGTACTTCCTCTTGAAGCACAACTGGCTCCTATTCAATCTATGCTCAGCCTTGATCTGAATGATGATTCCTATCTGGATGTAATTCTGGTAGGCAATGATTATACGGGCGAATTCTTTTCCGGCCGCTATGATGCATTCAATGGTTTGGTACTTTATGGAAATGGCAAGGGATCTTTCCGACCTGCTAATTACACAGAGACAGGTTTTTTGGTGGATGGAGATGCGAGGGCGCTCGCCACATATCCTGACCCTTCAGGAAATATGCGCCTGCTTTCCTCCCAAAATCGAGCTCCTCTCAGTTTCTTTAAGGCAAGTGCTGAGCAAGAGTTCGTCAAGCTAAAAGCCTTGGACACCTGGGCCGAATTCACCTTTGAAGACGGCAGCAAAAGAAGAGTAGAGTTGACTTACGGAAGTTCCGGGCTCTCCCAGTCTTCTCGTCATCTTTTTCTCCCGAAAAACTTTAGCAGCCTGAAAATCTATAATTCCAAAGGCGAACTGAGCTATGATTCAGCCCCCTAG
- a CDS encoding VCBS repeat-containing protein: MIQPPSSGIQNRLNQQYFLLILFLLCLSCEQREQSERKSVVHPEGLELARNHCQSCHMLPQPGELDKSTWRNEVLPKMGLRLGIKTSNTNYQKELEALQLFPESPALEREEWLSVMDYFIDNAPLFSNSSASNQELALNMANFRASDAGIKLTPLTTLIHFDEESQQLFIGNATEGSLHLFDTKLEAKKVYQLDGAPSDIIIKEEGYYVLSMGQVMPHEKEIGKLSFIPKAADRTEQIKHLITGLKRPVSASMADLDRDGNEDMVISSFGNLDGRLLLYLNVRGNKSSQKVLKVSAGASKNILRDWDKDGDLDIVVLIAQGDEGIYLFRNDGQANFTEEKILRFPASYGSTHFEILDLNEDGKEDILYTSGDNGDYFPVMKDFHGIRIFLQKENGVFKEEVFLPQNGVFKALVQDFDQDGDMDIASISYFPDYKKRPHESFVYYENQGNFEFKATSFPESTSGKWLTMAQADWDGDGDQDLFLGSALFMRTGVSAEIKTAWRKHAPPLFVLENMTNDEQE; this comes from the coding sequence ATGATTCAGCCCCCTAGTTCAGGCATACAGAATCGATTGAATCAACAGTATTTCCTGCTGATACTTTTTTTGCTATGTCTCTCTTGTGAACAAAGAGAACAAAGTGAAAGAAAGTCTGTAGTCCATCCAGAGGGACTTGAATTGGCACGTAATCATTGCCAGTCTTGTCATATGCTTCCTCAACCCGGAGAGCTGGATAAAAGCACCTGGAGAAATGAGGTCCTCCCAAAAATGGGATTACGCCTGGGAATCAAAACCAGCAATACCAATTATCAGAAAGAGCTCGAAGCTCTTCAGCTATTTCCTGAAAGCCCTGCCCTCGAAAGAGAGGAATGGTTATCTGTCATGGATTATTTCATCGACAATGCTCCCCTCTTTAGTAATTCCTCTGCTTCAAATCAGGAATTAGCCCTCAACATGGCTAACTTCAGGGCCTCCGATGCAGGAATCAAGCTGACTCCTCTGACTACATTGATCCACTTCGATGAAGAAAGTCAACAATTATTTATAGGAAACGCAACCGAAGGAAGCTTACACCTCTTCGATACAAAGCTGGAGGCTAAAAAGGTCTACCAGCTCGATGGAGCCCCTTCCGATATCATCATAAAAGAAGAAGGGTATTATGTGCTCAGCATGGGCCAGGTAATGCCCCACGAAAAAGAAATCGGAAAATTGAGTTTTATCCCAAAAGCTGCAGATCGTACTGAGCAAATAAAGCACTTGATCACCGGACTTAAAAGACCCGTTTCAGCTTCCATGGCAGACTTGGATAGAGATGGAAATGAAGATATGGTCATTTCTTCTTTTGGAAATCTGGATGGGCGACTCCTCCTTTATCTGAATGTAAGGGGAAATAAAAGTTCACAAAAGGTCCTGAAAGTAAGTGCTGGAGCCAGTAAAAACATACTCCGGGATTGGGACAAAGATGGGGACCTAGATATTGTCGTTCTGATAGCCCAGGGCGATGAAGGAATATACCTGTTTAGAAATGATGGCCAGGCAAATTTTACAGAGGAAAAAATCCTCAGATTTCCTGCGAGCTATGGATCTACCCATTTTGAAATCCTCGATCTGAATGAAGATGGAAAAGAAGACATCCTGTATACCAGTGGAGATAATGGGGACTATTTTCCCGTGATGAAGGATTTTCATGGCATACGGATTTTTCTTCAGAAGGAAAATGGAGTGTTTAAAGAGGAAGTTTTTCTCCCTCAAAATGGGGTTTTCAAAGCCCTCGTACAGGATTTTGACCAGGATGGAGATATGGACATTGCTAGTATATCTTATTTCCCTGATTATAAAAAGCGGCCCCATGAAAGTTTTGTTTACTATGAAAATCAGGGAAATTTTGAGTTTAAAGCCACTTCTTTTCCAGAAAGTACGTCAGGTAAGTGGCTGACCATGGCTCAGGCCGATTGGGATGGAGATGGAGACCAGGACCTCTTTTTGGGTTCAGCTTTGTTCATGCGAACAGGAGTTTCCGCAGAAATAAAAACTGCCTGGCGAAAACATGCGCCTCCTTTATTTGTTTTGGAGAATATGACTAATGACGAGCAGGAATAA